The following are encoded in a window of Gossypium raimondii isolate GPD5lz chromosome 13, ASM2569854v1, whole genome shotgun sequence genomic DNA:
- the LOC128032027 gene encoding F-box protein SKIP14-like isoform X1: MEDAKEQIVQESKNSTLPSQDEKNPFIPGREIPPDAQDQIQRFYHENEEFQDCEVRAEGHEGTPHEALILALGYLGVRDLFVIENVCTSLRSVVQNDPLLWRDIHINLPLNEKITDDVLLQITGRGQGSLQCLSLVDCQRITDEGLKHVVENNPKLIKPCFQ; the protein is encoded by the exons ATGGAGGATGCCAAAGAGCAAATTGTACAGGAGTCCAAAAATTCGACGCTACCATCTCAAGATGAG AAAAATCCCTTCATCCCTGGAAGAGAGATACCTCCTGATGCACAAGATCAAATACAGAGATTTTATCAT GAAAATGAAGAATTTCAGGACTGTGAGGTTCGTGCTGAGGGACATGAAGGAACCCCTCATGAAGCTCTTATTTTGGCGCTTGGCTATTTGGGTGTGCGAGATCTTTTTGTTATTGAGAATGTTTGCACATCTCTGCGATCTGTAGTTCAGAATGATCCTCTTTTATGGAGGGATATTCACATAAATCTGCCACTGAATGAGAAGATTACGGATGATGTTCTTTTACAAATAACTGGTAGAGGCCAAGGAAGCTTGCAATGCTTGAGCCTGGTTGATTGCCAAAGGATTACTGATGAAGGTCTTAAGCATGTCGTTGAAAATAATCCAAAGCTAATCAAG CCATGCTTCCAATAA
- the LOC128032027 gene encoding F-box protein SKIP14-like isoform X2: MENILIASFLLQHELSDNAIASCIENEEDVLSFGDEDMISVDQENEEFQDCEVRAEGHEGTPHEALILALGYLGVRDLFVIENVCTSLRSVVQNDPLLWRDIHINLPLNEKITDDVLLQITGRGQGSLQCLSLVDCQRITDEGLKHVVENNPKLIKPCFQ; the protein is encoded by the exons ATGGAAAATATTCTTATTGCTAGCTTTTTACTTCAGCATGAGTTGTCAGATAATGCCATAGCTAGTTGCATTGAAAATGAAG AGGATGTTTTGTCTTTTGGGGATGAAGATATGATTTCGGTTGATCAGGAAAATGAAGAATTTCAGGACTGTGAGGTTCGTGCTGAGGGACATGAAGGAACCCCTCATGAAGCTCTTATTTTGGCGCTTGGCTATTTGGGTGTGCGAGATCTTTTTGTTATTGAGAATGTTTGCACATCTCTGCGATCTGTAGTTCAGAATGATCCTCTTTTATGGAGGGATATTCACATAAATCTGCCACTGAATGAGAAGATTACGGATGATGTTCTTTTACAAATAACTGGTAGAGGCCAAGGAAGCTTGCAATGCTTGAGCCTGGTTGATTGCCAAAGGATTACTGATGAAGGTCTTAAGCATGTCGTTGAAAATAATCCAAAGCTAATCAAG CCATGCTTCCAATAA